GAACATTACGATAGTGCCTCAAATACCTACACACTAACCATAGAGCAAAATGCACCGATTAATCAGCCCGATAATAAACCGTTGCACATCCCGTTTGCTATTGAGTTGTTGGACGAATCTGGCAGTAGTATCGAATTACAGTACAAAGGTTTAAAAGTTAGTAATGTGCTTGATGTTACCGATAAAAAGCAGAGTTATACTTTTGAGAATGTGACTTGTAAACCTGTTGCCGTGTTGTTAGAAGACTTTTCTGCTCCGTGTATCCTAACCCAACAAACAACTGAGCTTGAGCTTTTGCATATTATGCGTTTTGCACGAAGTGATTTTTCACGTTGGGATGCACAGCAACAATTGTTTATAAAAGCGGTAAAAGCAGCAATTAACTCAGATACACAATCTCAATTAAGTGACGAGATAATTGAAGCCTTGCGTGTTTTAATTGTTTCAAAACAAGGCGATTTAGCGTTAATTGCTGAGTTATTAAAATTACCTAGCTTTGACACTTTAGCCGCAGAATTTGAAATTATTCCTGTTGATGAAATTATTCGTGTTGTAGCACAGTTCGAAATACAAATTGCCACAAGCCTTAATGATGAGCTTATCGCATGTTTTGGTTCATTACATGACGATGGTAGCATAAGCGCCGAAGCGGTTGCTGTGCGCTCACTACAGCAAATTTGCCTGCATTATGTTGCAAAGGTGCCGAGCAAACAAACAGATAAATTTATTAATCTAGCTGCTAGCTCGTCAAATATGACCAATGTATTGGGGGCACTTAGCGCTGTGGTTAAAGCCTCTCATCCACTTTGTGATGATTTATTGTCGCACTTTGATAGTCAATGGCGACATGATGTACTTGTTATGGATAAGTGGTTTGCGCTTCAAGCAATGCAAACAGGTGAAGATGCTATTATTAATATTAAGTCATTATACGAGCACCCAAGTTTTGATTTTTCTAACCCCAATAGAGTCCGTGCTTTAGTGGGGAGTTTTAGCTACTTTAATACTGAGCAATTTCATCGAGAAGACGGACAAGGATATGTATTGCTTGGTGATTTACTTGTTAAGCTAAATGCAATAAATCCACAAAATGCATCAAGAATGTTAACACCGTTTATGTCTTGGAAACGTTATGATAAAACACGTTCAGCGCTTATGAAAACGCAATTGGAACGTTTATCTAATTTAGATGGACTAAGTGACGACTTATTCGAGAAGGTTGAAAAAGCGCTTAATTAAATGCTTGAATATTACTTTAATTTAAGATTGAGCTATAACGACTGTATGGATTACTACCACGGTCGATATAGTTCTGTGCAAGTGGTTGAAGAGGGCGGAAAATCAATTCGGTTTTCTGCCGATCATTTAAGACCGTTTGTTACAAGTTTAGGTGTCAGAGGGCGTTTTAGAATGTTACTCACCCCTGAAAATAAATTTATTCGTATTGAACGAGTGGCTTAGAGCGCTATTTTTATGTTATAAAACCATAAAAATATTGTCTTTTTGTTAATTTCAATTTGTTCTATTGTTAAATAACGTGTATAAATTATCTGGTATGACGTCTTACCAATACGTAAACGTCAGCTGACACACTATATATATGACAGATTGAATGCGACTATTTGTAATTTATACAATTCGCTTCTATCGTTACGATTACACTAAAAACAATAACTTGATCACACAATATGACCCGCGACAGGGGGGAACCACAATGATAAGAAGATCGCTTTTTGTTAAAAACAAAATCGCTATAGGTTTAGCAGCCGCTAGTTTAGCCCTAACTACAGCAAGTTCACAGGCTGTAACATTTGACGCCGGAGGGTTTGATATAACCTTCGATTCAA
This DNA window, taken from Pseudoalteromonas marina, encodes the following:
- a CDS encoding DUF2835 domain-containing protein, which gives rise to MLEYYFNLRLSYNDCMDYYHGRYSSVQVVEEGGKSIRFSADHLRPFVTSLGVRGRFRMLLTPENKFIRIERVA